A single region of the Triticum dicoccoides isolate Atlit2015 ecotype Zavitan chromosome 2B, WEW_v2.0, whole genome shotgun sequence genome encodes:
- the LOC119368178 gene encoding uncharacterized protein LOC119368178, whose amino-acid sequence MWMTRDDGVNGAGQRDSVVEVEGAEGCSPLGVAEAAAKMLGSRKWRKLKWPGGIVRCRVWRWWCGEEDREGVHLVGRRSCRWPARLELPYTVRDVFGHTNDLHVCGFKCTASVELCSSEQQPIGAVYSNSDPSSHSSGSANIFIKACRAWIEKAEI is encoded by the exons ATGTGGATGACCAGGGACGACGGGGTCAACGGAGCAGGGCAGCGGGACTCCGTGGTGGAAGTTGAGGGGGCAGAGGGATGCTCGCCGTTGGGAGTAGCCGAGGCGGCGGCAAAGATGCTCGGAAGTCGAAAGTGGAGAAAGCTCAAGTGGCCGGGAGGAATCGTGAGATGCAGAGTGTGGAGGTGGTGGTGTGGTGAGGAAGATAGAGAAGGAGTGCATTTGGTTGGTCGAAGAAGCTGCAGGTGGCCTGCGAGGCTGGAACTGCCGTACACCGTGAGGGACGTCTTTGGTCACACCAACGATCTCCATGTCTGTGG CTTCAAGTGCACTGCAAGTGTTGAATTGTGCTCCAGTGAACAACAGCCCATTGGGGCAGTGTACTCAAACAGTGATCCAAGCAGTCACAGTAGTGGATCTGCAAATATTTTTATCAAG